In one window of Candidatus Eisenbacteria bacterium DNA:
- a CDS encoding trypsin-like peptidase domain-containing protein: MDPIAEGASGLGLGDRVVVRYILSSVALLLIFVGAASCDDNRQFEKTVGRVLISGTDSTAIGTAFVAGKSKSIYTCSHVVVRDTLWFEGFESEYRYRMALRQNLPSYDVALLQRTAGSQREALEFGDFTRVHTGDIIKYVGWDIRVRRFIIWDAVVIAKGTALAPTGMSVDFLEFEGKAIPGYSGGPVLDRSGRVVAIIREAWQKTAPRSGTSIMINRAFSIELLRVIDSEVTTHSVRSAEEEASAPMDLPPR; encoded by the coding sequence ATGGATCCGATCGCCGAAGGTGCTTCAGGGCTGGGATTGGGGGATAGAGTCGTAGTGAGATACATCTTGAGCTCGGTCGCTCTCCTCCTCATCTTTGTCGGTGCCGCCTCGTGTGACGACAATCGTCAGTTCGAGAAAACTGTCGGCCGCGTTCTTATTTCCGGAACAGATTCAACAGCCATCGGCACCGCATTCGTGGCCGGCAAGTCCAAGTCCATCTATACGTGTTCCCACGTGGTGGTCCGCGATACTCTTTGGTTTGAGGGGTTCGAATCAGAATACAGATACAGAATGGCACTTCGGCAGAACCTGCCCTCCTACGACGTCGCTCTCCTGCAGCGGACTGCTGGCTCACAGCGAGAGGCTCTCGAGTTTGGCGATTTTACGCGTGTACACACCGGCGATATCATCAAGTACGTTGGTTGGGATATTCGCGTTAGGCGCTTCATTATCTGGGACGCCGTTGTGATCGCAAAGGGCACTGCTCTCGCGCCGACAGGCATGTCGGTGGATTTCCTTGAGTTTGAGGGCAAAGCCATCCCAGGGTACTCCGGTGGCCCCGTCTTAGACAGGTCTGGTCGAGTCGTGGCTATTATTCGGGAAGCCTGGCAGAAAACGGCTCCGAGAAGTGGCACCTCAATAATGATCAACCGCGCTTTCTCAATCGAGCTGCTCAGAGTAATAGACTCGGAGGTCACCACCCACTCTGTACGTTCGGCGGAGGAGGAGGCTAGTGCTCCTATGGACCTGCCGCCGAGATGA
- a CDS encoding PD40 domain-containing protein: MRKRIPAALLAIFLQTVPAAVSAAGFAAGENHPDARWRSLATERFRVIFPAREERVARRVLATAEEALPGLARATGGAPAGRIDIRITAWDDLSGGRSYPAWPRIELELYPLDREPERHDFLRQVTLHELTHVCHYHAFGGRLLEPVLAPAALTNIPDWWVEGLPSAAEKPAAEAREQDLVRVIARSGEVPPLHRLDDVDQGDLLDNILIYRIGESKMRWFVRRFGKDAVARVNREMRPPRWSFDGALRRATGMGEKEIHEAWLADLRTAAGVDAPAGQSIPLPRAIERPLGFAFSSREDLALVAVRDEDTYWPELYLRRAGEERIRLIDGEPVGAGLAWSPDGRFLVYARRVPGPSNEPRNDLFLYDADSGEGRRLTRGARAAEPAWTEDGRIAALAYDDSVDTVLLLAVDPGEGIEERIVVPERVGRIDRIAAGPEGTLLLTALSPEGERKAWFVDPRSESGRAFQPAAPEGAVPFEPFTAGGRARVLDYGSGGPRIVPLAVQPVTVPVETEGFAAPDRVRRPGPGPDDGIWAVVSRGRYGSAIERIDGNPGGDAGARTVPEWSGEALLGETDRSFPGARSVPARPFHPIREVRPRPEPAIESIGSESVSLRVEDLLADPTDTHRLHMSGRLRWDGALREGSLLYEIRSFTPTVRLEGNLGEEKRGAWRENTRGGSIGIELPFRFTSWATRFTLDASLARLVRKRTEAGGADTVRETLLRAGLSRRAGFPRSRTLLALRWERGVDRGSPVALPERWEAEGAWTRALFRSDAFLGFDGAIAVESGARKRITTLYPYGIERPIRAVAGTRAALGGVSFSYPWSEDLGLAVGPFYLERLTHRLRYREGIAWNEGSGGTERVRAAASELGLRLFSGIFLPFAGARTVHLTAGAAREIGEGAEMEWYFAVDADFWTERWTAGPRGAD; this comes from the coding sequence ATGCGGAAGCGGATCCCGGCGGCGTTGCTCGCGATTTTTCTTCAGACGGTCCCGGCGGCGGTGTCCGCGGCCGGATTCGCGGCGGGGGAAAACCATCCGGACGCCCGCTGGCGCTCTCTGGCGACGGAGCGGTTCCGCGTGATCTTCCCCGCCCGGGAAGAGCGCGTCGCCCGCCGCGTCCTCGCCACAGCCGAGGAGGCGCTCCCCGGTCTCGCCCGCGCGACCGGCGGAGCCCCGGCCGGAAGGATCGACATCCGGATCACCGCTTGGGACGACCTTTCCGGCGGGCGTTCCTACCCCGCCTGGCCGCGCATCGAACTGGAGCTTTACCCGCTCGACCGCGAGCCGGAAAGACACGATTTTCTCCGGCAGGTCACCCTCCACGAACTCACCCATGTCTGTCACTACCACGCCTTCGGCGGACGCCTGCTGGAGCCGGTTCTGGCGCCGGCGGCGCTCACGAACATCCCGGACTGGTGGGTGGAGGGGCTCCCGTCGGCGGCGGAGAAGCCGGCCGCCGAGGCGCGCGAACAGGATCTGGTCCGGGTGATCGCGCGGAGCGGAGAGGTCCCCCCTCTCCACCGCCTGGACGACGTGGACCAGGGGGACCTCCTGGATAACATTCTCATCTATAGGATCGGGGAATCCAAGATGCGCTGGTTCGTCCGGCGCTTCGGAAAAGACGCGGTCGCGCGCGTGAACCGGGAGATGCGCCCACCCCGTTGGTCTTTCGATGGCGCCCTCCGCCGGGCGACCGGCATGGGGGAGAAGGAGATCCACGAGGCCTGGCTCGCCGATCTCCGCACCGCGGCGGGAGTGGATGCGCCCGCGGGACAATCGATCCCCCTCCCCCGCGCGATCGAACGTCCCCTCGGTTTCGCGTTTTCGTCGAGGGAGGATCTCGCCCTCGTCGCGGTTCGGGACGAGGACACCTACTGGCCCGAACTCTATCTCCGCCGGGCGGGGGAAGAACGGATCCGCCTGATCGACGGGGAGCCGGTCGGCGCCGGCCTCGCCTGGTCGCCGGACGGTCGTTTTCTCGTCTACGCGCGCCGCGTCCCCGGTCCTTCCAACGAACCGCGGAACGACCTTTTCCTCTACGACGCGGATTCGGGGGAGGGACGGCGGTTGACTCGGGGTGCGCGCGCGGCGGAGCCCGCCTGGACCGAGGACGGGCGGATCGCGGCGCTCGCCTACGACGACTCCGTGGACACGGTCCTCCTTCTCGCCGTCGATCCGGGAGAGGGGATCGAGGAGAGAATCGTCGTCCCCGAGCGGGTCGGCCGGATCGATCGAATCGCCGCCGGCCCGGAAGGGACGCTCCTTCTCACGGCGCTCTCCCCGGAAGGGGAACGAAAGGCTTGGTTTGTTGATCCCCGAAGTGAATCCGGCCGGGCCTTCCAGCCCGCCGCGCCGGAAGGGGCGGTCCCCTTCGAGCCTTTTACCGCGGGCGGGCGGGCGCGCGTCCTCGACTACGGGAGCGGCGGGCCGCGCATCGTCCCGCTCGCCGTACAACCGGTGACCGTTCCGGTCGAAACGGAGGGATTCGCCGCGCCGGACCGGGTTCGACGCCCCGGTCCCGGCCCGGACGACGGGATCTGGGCGGTGGTCTCCCGAGGCCGCTACGGGAGCGCGATCGAGAGGATCGACGGAAACCCGGGCGGGGACGCCGGCGCGCGGACCGTTCCGGAATGGAGCGGCGAGGCGCTCCTCGGGGAGACGGACCGTTCTTTCCCCGGCGCCCGCTCCGTTCCGGCCCGCCCCTTCCACCCGATACGGGAGGTGCGGCCGCGACCGGAGCCGGCGATCGAGTCGATCGGATCCGAATCGGTCTCCCTCCGCGTGGAGGATCTGCTCGCCGACCCGACCGACACCCACCGTCTCCATATGAGCGGCCGCCTCCGCTGGGACGGCGCCCTTCGGGAAGGATCGCTCCTTTACGAAATCCGTTCCTTCACGCCGACGGTGCGCCTGGAGGGGAATCTCGGCGAGGAGAAGCGCGGGGCATGGCGGGAGAACACGCGCGGCGGATCGATCGGGATCGAACTCCCCTTCCGCTTCACCTCCTGGGCGACGCGATTCACCCTGGACGCATCGCTCGCCCGGCTCGTCCGGAAGCGGACGGAGGCCGGCGGGGCCGACACGGTCCGGGAGACGCTCCTCCGCGCCGGCCTCTCCCGTCGCGCCGGTTTCCCGCGGAGCCGGACGCTCCTCGCCCTCCGCTGGGAACGGGGCGTCGATCGGGGATCGCCGGTCGCGCTTCCCGAACGCTGGGAGGCGGAGGGGGCGTGGACCCGCGCCCTCTTCCGGAGCGACGCCTTCCTCGGCTTCGACGGCGCGATCGCGGTGGAGAGCGGCGCGCGAAAACGAATCACGACACTTTACCCCTATGGGATCGAGCGGCCGATCCGCGCCGTCGCCGGGACGCGCGCCGCCCTCGGAGGCGTCTCCTTCTCCTATCCCTGGTCGGAGGACCTCGGCCTCGCCGTCGGCCCCTTTTACCTGGAGAGGCTCACCCACCGGCTTCGCTACAGGGAGGGGATCGCCTGGAACGAGGGGAGCGGGGGAACGGAGAGGGTCCGGGCCGCGGCGTCGGAACTCGGCCTCCGCCTCTTCTCCGGCATCTTCCTCCCCTTCGCGGGGGCGCGGACCGTCCATCTCACCGCCGGCGCGGCTCGGGAGATCGGCGAGGGGGCGGAGATGGAGTGGTATTTCGCGGTGGACGCCGACTTCTGGACGGAACGCTGGACGGCCGGTCCGCGCGGGGCGGATTAA
- a CDS encoding NYN domain-containing protein, translating to MSVMRCAVFIDGAYLEKLLRDEQGGIPIDLEKLSDWLMEKVRRSTVDIPVAHLRSYYYHALPWEPHEGATREERERVQNKRSFFHRIEHLNRFEVRLGRTQRFFDEACGVYRFEQKGVDVLLSVDMVSLAARGDIQYAVLLAPDGDFVPAVKAAKNSGTVIFLGAGESPPPAWELRKECDQYIPLDREAMQKLRRDRSTYTE from the coding sequence ATGAGTGTCATGCGTTGCGCCGTATTTATCGATGGAGCGTATCTGGAGAAACTGCTCCGGGACGAGCAGGGGGGGATCCCCATCGATCTGGAGAAACTATCCGATTGGCTGATGGAAAAGGTGCGCCGGAGCACCGTCGACATTCCGGTGGCCCATCTGCGCAGCTATTATTACCATGCCCTCCCGTGGGAGCCGCACGAGGGCGCGACCCGGGAGGAGCGCGAGCGCGTGCAGAACAAGCGCTCCTTCTTTCACCGTATCGAACACCTGAACCGTTTCGAGGTCCGCCTGGGGAGGACGCAGCGTTTCTTCGACGAGGCGTGCGGCGTTTACCGCTTCGAGCAGAAGGGGGTGGACGTCCTTCTCTCGGTGGACATGGTTTCTCTCGCCGCGCGCGGGGACATTCAATACGCGGTGCTCCTCGCGCCGGACGGAGACTTCGTCCCCGCGGTCAAGGCGGCGAAGAACAGCGGTACCGTGATCTTCCTGGGCGCAGGCGAATCGCCGCCTCCCGCCTGGGAGCTTCGTAAGGAATGCGACCAGTACATCCCCCTCGATCGGGAGGCCATGCAAAAACTCCGCCGCGATCGTTCGACGTACACGGAATAG
- a CDS encoding TolC family protein has protein sequence MTRRNGTPFALLILLLPFLAFLSAAAEEGGEAYDLDRCIRTALEANRGILLQEVEEDRASQRVREAWAGALPQIGLEGTLNRNFKRPSFFFGGFPGGEGDSAGGEAAPSEDVVIEIGNRYDYTAALSLRQPLWVGGKVGAALKAAKIYDRAVDQDTRSVEREVVLQVRRLFYTALLAAEEVEVYRSALEQAERNLEIARLRRDRGLASDFELLRAEVAVSEAEPPLIEARNRVRQSENDLKIALGVDLDSAIRPTGDFRFEPVPPERMEALAERAVEARPDRRSLALQADLLAQNVRVNKADRWPGFYLIGSYQFQGSSDDLDFQERERTTAYSGGLLVSYPIWTSGATTARIRQAEADRRAAIIRLEQLDEEIRREVRSAAFDMESATDRAAAAAKTEEQARRAYEIAETSYENGLLTQVELLDARLALTRSRVARLRALHDALAARAAWERAVGLSWSEEGS, from the coding sequence ATGACGCGACGTAATGGAACGCCCTTCGCGCTCCTCATCCTGCTCCTTCCGTTCCTCGCCTTCCTGTCCGCCGCGGCGGAGGAGGGAGGGGAGGCGTACGACCTGGACCGGTGCATCCGGACGGCGCTGGAGGCGAACCGCGGGATCCTCCTGCAGGAGGTGGAAGAGGACCGGGCGTCCCAGAGGGTGCGCGAGGCGTGGGCGGGCGCCCTCCCCCAGATCGGCCTCGAAGGGACCCTCAACCGCAACTTCAAGCGTCCCTCTTTCTTCTTCGGCGGTTTTCCGGGGGGCGAGGGGGACAGCGCCGGCGGGGAAGCGGCCCCGTCCGAGGACGTGGTCATCGAGATCGGCAACCGCTACGACTACACCGCGGCTCTCTCGCTCCGCCAACCGCTCTGGGTGGGGGGGAAGGTCGGCGCCGCGCTGAAGGCGGCGAAGATCTACGACCGCGCCGTGGACCAGGACACCCGTTCGGTGGAGAGAGAGGTGGTCCTCCAGGTCCGCCGTCTCTTTTACACCGCCCTCCTCGCCGCCGAGGAGGTGGAGGTGTATCGCTCGGCGCTGGAGCAGGCGGAGAGGAACCTCGAGATCGCCCGCCTCCGCCGCGACCGCGGCCTCGCCTCCGATTTCGAGCTTCTCCGGGCCGAGGTGGCGGTGAGCGAGGCGGAGCCCCCCCTGATCGAGGCGCGTAACCGCGTCCGCCAGTCCGAGAACGACCTCAAGATCGCCCTCGGTGTCGACCTGGATTCGGCGATCCGCCCCACCGGCGACTTCCGTTTCGAGCCGGTCCCCCCGGAGCGGATGGAGGCGCTCGCCGAACGGGCGGTGGAAGCCCGTCCCGACCGGCGCTCGCTGGCGCTCCAGGCGGATCTTCTCGCCCAGAACGTCCGGGTGAACAAGGCGGACCGCTGGCCCGGTTTCTATCTCATCGGAAGCTACCAGTTTCAAGGATCCTCCGACGATCTGGACTTTCAGGAGAGGGAGAGGACGACGGCGTACTCCGGCGGTCTTCTCGTTTCCTATCCGATCTGGACGAGCGGCGCCACGACGGCCCGCATCCGCCAGGCCGAGGCGGACCGCCGCGCAGCGATCATTCGTTTGGAGCAACTGGACGAGGAGATCCGCCGGGAGGTTCGATCGGCGGCGTTCGACATGGAGAGCGCGACCGATCGGGCCGCGGCGGCGGCGAAGACGGAGGAACAGGCGCGGCGCGCCTACGAAATCGCGGAGACCAGTTACGAAAACGGACTGCTGACCCAGGTGGAGCTGTTGGACGCGCGGCTCGCGCTCACGCGGAGCCGGGTCGCCCGCCTGCGCGCGCTGCACGACGCCCTCGCGGCGAGGGCCGCGTGGGAGCGGGCGGTGGGGCTCTCCTGGAGCGAGGAAGGATCATGA
- a CDS encoding efflux RND transporter periplasmic adaptor subunit, which produces MMRRRTGPAAAFLGAALLVAAAGCGGGEERTAEEPATAVRVEPVARRSFTEYFELFGTVRGDREATLVFEVGGVVREILADEGAWVKAGDPIARLNDDLYYAQRREAEAAYAVARDIYERSGALREKGGISEFELSRLEHEMEAARARFDGARTQHERATLRAPFDGRVDVRFLDVGDYASPLAPFVRFLDLGAVRIETPVPEVRVGALEVGEPATIVADAWPGRVFEGTVAFLSREVDGSARTVMVDVKAANPDGALLPGMTVRVKMVREVHENAVVIPQDAVVETEKGESVFLASGGRAVERPVTVGGVYAQTALIDAGLAEAESLIVVGNRDLVDGQRIQVID; this is translated from the coding sequence ATGATGCGGAGACGGACCGGACCGGCGGCGGCGTTTCTGGGCGCGGCGCTCCTCGTGGCCGCCGCCGGCTGCGGCGGCGGGGAGGAGCGGACGGCGGAGGAGCCGGCGACCGCGGTTCGCGTGGAGCCGGTGGCGCGCCGTTCCTTCACGGAGTACTTCGAACTGTTCGGCACGGTGCGCGGCGATCGCGAGGCGACCCTCGTTTTCGAGGTCGGCGGCGTGGTGCGCGAGATCCTCGCCGACGAGGGGGCATGGGTGAAGGCGGGTGATCCGATCGCCCGGCTGAACGACGATCTCTACTACGCCCAGCGCCGGGAGGCGGAGGCCGCCTACGCCGTCGCCCGCGACATCTACGAACGGAGCGGCGCGCTCCGCGAGAAGGGGGGGATCTCCGAGTTCGAGCTCTCCCGTCTCGAGCACGAGATGGAGGCGGCCCGCGCGCGCTTCGACGGCGCGCGCACCCAGCACGAACGGGCCACCCTCCGCGCCCCCTTCGACGGGCGGGTCGACGTCCGTTTCCTCGACGTGGGGGACTACGCCTCGCCCCTCGCTCCCTTCGTCCGCTTCCTCGACCTCGGCGCCGTGCGGATCGAAACCCCCGTCCCCGAGGTGCGCGTCGGCGCGCTCGAGGTGGGCGAGCCCGCGACGATCGTGGCGGACGCCTGGCCGGGCCGCGTCTTCGAGGGGACCGTCGCCTTCCTGAGCCGCGAAGTGGACGGGAGCGCCCGCACCGTGATGGTGGACGTGAAGGCGGCGAACCCGGACGGGGCGCTTCTCCCGGGGATGACCGTCCGGGTGAAGATGGTGAGGGAGGTGCACGAGAACGCCGTGGTGATCCCCCAGGACGCGGTGGTGGAGACCGAGAAGGGCGAGTCGGTCTTCCTCGCCTCCGGCGGCCGCGCCGTGGAGCGGCCGGTCACGGTGGGGGGCGTGTACGCCCAGACGGCGCTCATCGACGCCGGCCTCGCCGAGGCGGAGTCGCTCATCGTCGTCGGGAACCGGGACCTGGTGGACGGCCAGCGGATCCAAGTGATCGACTGA
- a CDS encoding efflux RND transporter permease subunit has protein sequence MKSLSDFSIAHKTSVFTLCVIIVIMGAAAYRTLPKEASPSITQPLIVVSVAYYGVSPKDMESLVAKKLETKLDEIKQVKELRSNTSEGLVTVEVEFEPNVDIESALQRVRDKVNLAKSEMPGDIEEPYITEISFDDFPIMMLNLSGRYGLLRLKTVAERIQDRIESVPGVLSADISGELEREVQVDVDPVRLRAYDLALSDVIETIAEENLTMPGGSVEGGKLDFTVRVPGEFDDPSIVGDLVVAAPEGRPVYVRDLAEVRYGFKERLTYARQNGEECITVSVRKRTGENLVRIADEVKRIVEEMRPGFPPTTEVSIVTDQSDFIKETVQELENNILSGLVLVVLVLFAFLGFRNSLFVAVAIPLSMLISFLVFSLLGYTLNMIILFSLILALGMLVDNAIVIVENIFRHRTEGYGRVEAASKATNEVALPVVASTITTICAFGPMIFWPGMVGEFMKYLPITLIVTLTSSLFVALVINPTLCSVLLTVPRKTRESVVDRAFHRAQAEYRTRLQWALRHPRLSVGGVFGILILTIVCYGIFGLGVEFFPDTDPEYAYIDVTAPLGTRLEVSDEIVRQIEAGLVDFPDIKQVVATVGSSADIYWGGGGGTPHASRVTVEFLDYHDRSQSSRKTIEAMRERFSVIPGARIEVDKPEDGPPTGAPVDVELLGEDFDVLGRLAKRVREEIKDIPGLVDLKDDFDEGRPEVRVRIDRQKAALYGLSTVMIAQTIQTAVMGTEASKYRVGEDEYDITVRFREKDREGFETLDRITVFYEGDHIPISNFTEFELSAGLGTIVRKNQDRVVSVTAETEGRLPNDVLADVIARLEDFQLPPGYSIRFSGETEDQDEASAFLKTAFGIALLLILLVLISQFDSIVLPLVIIISVLLSFIGVLWGLILLRMPFGIIMTGVGVISLAGVVVNNAIVLIDYIQKLRARGLEKTEAIIQAGTVRLRPVVLTAVTTILGLIPLVTGLSIDFRSGRILVGGESTDWWGPMGVAVIFGLAVSTFLTLIIVPVLYASLTRWSEAAGARVSRALDNSEDPAKR, from the coding sequence ATGAAGTCCCTCTCCGATTTCTCCATCGCCCACAAGACGAGCGTGTTCACGCTCTGCGTGATCATCGTGATCATGGGCGCCGCCGCCTACCGCACCCTTCCCAAGGAGGCGTCCCCCTCCATCACCCAGCCGCTGATCGTGGTGAGCGTCGCCTACTACGGCGTTTCCCCGAAGGACATGGAGTCGCTGGTCGCCAAGAAGCTCGAGACCAAGCTGGACGAAATCAAGCAGGTCAAGGAACTGCGCTCCAACACCTCCGAGGGGCTGGTGACGGTGGAGGTGGAGTTCGAGCCGAACGTGGACATCGAATCGGCGCTCCAGCGGGTGCGGGACAAGGTGAACCTGGCGAAATCGGAGATGCCCGGCGACATCGAGGAGCCGTACATCACCGAGATCAGCTTCGACGATTTTCCGATCATGATGCTGAACCTCTCCGGGCGCTACGGGCTGCTCCGCCTGAAGACCGTCGCCGAGAGGATCCAGGACCGGATCGAGTCGGTCCCGGGCGTGCTGAGCGCGGACATCAGCGGGGAGCTGGAGCGGGAGGTCCAGGTCGACGTGGACCCGGTCCGGCTGCGCGCCTATGACCTCGCCCTCTCCGACGTGATCGAGACGATCGCCGAGGAGAACCTGACCATGCCGGGCGGAAGCGTGGAGGGCGGGAAGCTGGACTTCACCGTCCGCGTCCCCGGCGAGTTCGACGACCCATCCATCGTGGGCGATCTGGTGGTCGCCGCGCCGGAGGGGCGGCCGGTTTACGTGCGGGATCTGGCGGAGGTGCGCTACGGCTTCAAGGAGAGGCTCACCTACGCGCGGCAGAACGGCGAGGAATGCATCACCGTGAGCGTGCGGAAGCGGACCGGCGAAAACCTGGTCCGGATCGCCGACGAGGTGAAGCGCATCGTCGAGGAGATGCGCCCCGGCTTCCCGCCCACCACCGAGGTCTCCATCGTGACCGACCAGTCCGATTTCATCAAGGAGACGGTGCAGGAGCTGGAGAACAACATCCTGAGCGGCCTCGTTCTGGTGGTGCTGGTCCTCTTCGCCTTCCTCGGCTTCCGCAACTCCCTCTTCGTCGCCGTGGCGATCCCGCTCAGCATGCTGATCTCCTTCCTCGTGTTCTCGCTTCTCGGATACACGCTGAACATGATCATCCTCTTCAGCCTGATCCTGGCGCTCGGCATGCTCGTGGACAACGCCATCGTGATCGTGGAGAACATCTTCCGCCACCGAACCGAGGGCTACGGCCGTGTGGAGGCGGCCTCCAAGGCGACCAACGAGGTGGCGCTGCCGGTGGTGGCTTCCACGATCACCACGATCTGCGCTTTCGGGCCGATGATCTTCTGGCCCGGCATGGTGGGCGAGTTCATGAAGTACCTCCCCATCACCCTGATCGTCACGTTGACCTCCTCCCTCTTCGTGGCGCTGGTGATCAATCCCACGCTCTGTTCGGTCCTCCTCACCGTGCCGCGGAAGACGCGGGAGAGTGTGGTGGACCGCGCCTTCCACCGCGCGCAGGCGGAGTACCGGACCCGCCTGCAGTGGGCGCTCCGCCATCCCCGCCTTTCCGTCGGAGGGGTGTTCGGCATTCTGATCCTCACCATCGTTTGTTACGGCATCTTCGGCCTCGGCGTGGAGTTCTTCCCCGACACGGATCCGGAGTACGCCTACATCGACGTCACCGCGCCGCTCGGCACGCGCCTCGAGGTGTCCGACGAGATCGTCCGCCAAATCGAGGCCGGACTCGTCGATTTTCCGGACATCAAGCAGGTGGTCGCCACCGTCGGCTCCTCGGCGGACATCTACTGGGGGGGCGGCGGCGGCACGCCTCACGCCTCGCGGGTGACGGTGGAGTTCCTCGATTATCACGACCGCTCGCAGAGCTCGCGCAAGACGATCGAGGCGATGCGCGAGCGTTTCTCCGTCATCCCGGGCGCCCGCATCGAGGTGGACAAGCCGGAGGACGGCCCCCCGACCGGCGCGCCGGTGGACGTGGAGCTGCTCGGCGAGGACTTCGACGTGCTGGGACGTTTGGCGAAGCGGGTGCGGGAGGAGATCAAGGACATCCCGGGGCTGGTGGACCTCAAGGACGATTTCGACGAGGGGCGTCCGGAGGTGCGCGTGCGGATCGACCGGCAGAAGGCGGCGCTCTACGGGCTCTCGACGGTGATGATCGCGCAGACGATCCAGACCGCGGTGATGGGGACCGAAGCGAGCAAGTACCGCGTGGGGGAGGACGAGTACGACATCACCGTCCGTTTCCGCGAAAAGGATCGGGAGGGTTTCGAGACGCTCGACCGGATCACCGTCTTCTATGAAGGGGACCACATCCCGATCTCCAACTTCACCGAGTTCGAGCTGTCCGCCGGGCTCGGGACGATCGTCCGCAAGAACCAGGATCGCGTGGTGTCGGTGACGGCGGAAACGGAGGGGCGCCTTCCCAACGACGTGCTCGCGGACGTGATCGCCCGCCTCGAGGATTTCCAGCTCCCGCCCGGTTATTCGATCCGCTTCTCCGGCGAGACGGAGGACCAGGACGAGGCGTCGGCGTTCCTCAAGACGGCTTTCGGGATCGCGCTCCTGCTGATTCTCCTCGTGCTGATCAGCCAGTTCGACTCGATCGTCCTGCCGCTTGTGATCATCATCTCTGTGCTCCTCTCTTTCATCGGCGTTCTCTGGGGGCTGATCCTTCTGCGCATGCCCTTCGGGATCATCATGACCGGGGTGGGGGTGATCTCTCTCGCCGGCGTGGTGGTGAACAACGCGATCGTGCTGATCGACTACATCCAGAAGCTGCGCGCCCGCGGCCTGGAGAAGACGGAGGCGATCATCCAGGCGGGGACGGTCCGTCTGCGGCCGGTGGTGCTCACGGCGGTCACCACCATTCTCGGTCTGATCCCGCTCGTGACCGGCCTGTCGATTGATTTTAGATCGGGAAGGATCCTGGTGGGCGGCGAGAGCACGGATTGGTGGGGGCCGATGGGCGTCGCGGTGATCTTCGGCCTCGCCGTCTCCACGTTCCTCACACTCATCATCGTGCCGGTCCTCTACGCGAGCCTCACCCGATGGTCCGAAGCGGCCGGCGCGAGAGTCTCCCGCGCGCTGGACAACAGCGAAGACCCCGCGAAGCGCTAG